In Chlorogloeopsis sp. ULAP01, the genomic window ATGGATGTACCCCACCGCCTACGGCACCTCCCCTTAGTAAGGGGAGGTTGGGAGGGGTTGAATATGAATCACTCAAAAAGTGAAATGGTATAAGTGGCTTCTACAACTTTAGTCCGGATTTCAACAACTGTGTCTAGAAGATTTTGATTGGTAGATGCACCTTGAACTTTAGCTCCCCTGCTTGAGTGATAAACTTAGGGGAGTTTCTCTCCAACACACGTAAATTTATCCTGAGATTGATAGTTACACTCAGAACATACTTATTAAATAGATGTACCTTGATTACTCAATTCCCTAGCTGGCTGGCAACCACTAGGGATTTACTTTATATGACAATCGCGATCGCCTCCTAAACAGGCTCATTTGTTTTCTAACTTTATGGATAGTGATCAATTAAATTAGTTCAATCATGCTCCCAACCAACTACTTACACTAGAAATCCTCTATTCTTTCTTAGGCTATGTACTCTGATTTTAATAAATTTATCCGGAGTATACTGGTTCTTGATAGAACATAAAGAATAGTAGATACACCCTGATAACTAATTCCCCTGGCTAGCCATACGGCTTCTGGGGGATTTTTTCTATACCCAAACCGACGTTCATTTATAATTTATACAAAATTTGCACAAATTTATCCGGAAACTACTGGGTATTCTTATAACATAGAACTTGGTAGATGCACCCTGATAACTAAATTCCCCTAGATAGCTGTTGGCTAATGTCAACTCCTGGGGGATTTTTTCTTGTCAAAAAAATTTCATTTATAATTTGTCCAAAAGTTGCATAAATTTATCCGGAAACTACTGGTTCTTCTCAGAACATATAATTTGGTAGATGCACCCTGATAACTAACTCCCCTAGTTTACTGTCGGTTACTGGGGGATTCTTTGATTTACTCTAATTAATTGTAAACTGATTTAGTTTATCATTTTAGTTATTTGCATCTCTTTATATAGATACAGTTACATCAAACCAACGAAGTAGAAAACTTCATCTCTCAACCAGATATAAAGCCTGTTTTACTTGTTTTCTTACGAGTAGTGTGCTGTATTTGAAAGATGATTTGGTGTGGAGGATGTCACTTTTGATATGCTAGTATTCGATACCTATACAAATAGTCAAACAGTTGCTAGTCCATGCCGTTAACTGTGATTAAATTTTCCAGTGAAGACTGCGGTCTGTGCCACAAAATGTCTTTTTATGACCAAAAGGTGGCCGAAGAACTGGGGTTGCAATTTATTGACGTCAAAATGCAAGATACGGCGATGTATCGTAAATATCGCCAAATACTGTTAGCCCAATATCCAGATAAATCAGAAATGGGATGGCCCACCTACATTATTTGTGATTCTCCAGAAGGAGAATTCCAGATTGTGGGTGAAGTTAAAGGCGGACATCCCAAAGGCGAATTTAGAAATCGATTGCAAGCGGTTGTTGACTCCACAGGCGTTAGTCAGAACTGAGTAACTCAAAGGATTTAACTTCTAGGGCAGGGCCAATCATAGCCATTGTCATCACATCTTCGCGCACTTTACCCGTGACTTTTGCCTTTTGTCCTGGGTGAAGTAATTTTTTGTCAGCACCTCTGAGGATTTCGTAAGTAACGCCTTCGTCAGTGACTAGCGCCCAAGCACCAGTGCCAATATCACGGCGTTCTATCGTTCCTTGAACTGTGATACTCATAGTTGTAGAAACTCCTAAGTCCAGAAAAAAATAGGACACGAGGACACAGAGAAATTCTCTGCGTCTTCGTGTCTGCTTGTCTTCCCATCTTTTAAGCGGGTTGTTCCTCATTTTTGACGGCTAAACGAGCTAGTCCTAAACAGAGTAGAGCGTTGACGATCAAGAATATCCGAGCCACCATGCCGCTTCCAAGTCCCCAAACAGCAGGATCGAAAACAGCACTCACTCCTAAACACGCTGCTACACCTAAAGATGTACCGATCGCAAACCATTTCCATTGGGAATGTCCGAGCAGTAGTGCCACTAAGACAAAAGGAATGAGAACGCTAGCAAACAGAGGGTTAAAAGCATTAGTTCCCTGAAGTGTATTGCCAAGTTCGGGTATAGAACTGCCCAATAATCGGAAAGGCCACTGCGGCAAATCAAAAATGTAGATTGGCTTTAGGAAGAATAATCCCGAACTGCCAGCAATTAAACCACTCGATAAAGTCCAACTCCAGGCAAAGGGAAAGTAAACTCGTAAAAACCAAGCTAGCAGATAGGAACCCAATACCATGGCAATCTTGGGCAACAGCGCTACAGCACCACCATCGATCCAAAAACGGGGGTTGAGATAGCCATTATCCCGCAGCCAACGGAAAAAGTCTTGGAAACTAATTTGTCCTTGGGAGGCACGTGTAACGGCGGCTTCGGCATTCAGTTGTCCAGCGCCATAGTAGTTTAGACTATCGTCCTGGATGCTTCTTGCCGACTCTTTTAGTACTTTTAAAACATCATCTGGTTCATTGACACCAGTTGCTTCAACTAGTGCAGCCACACCAGCAACGTGAGGAGAAGCCATACTTGTACCTTGCAAGCCCAAAAATACCGCCTCGCCAGTTTCGGGATCGATAGTTTG contains:
- a CDS encoding thioredoxin family protein, coding for MPLTVIKFSSEDCGLCHKMSFYDQKVAEELGLQFIDVKMQDTAMYRKYRQILLAQYPDKSEMGWPTYIICDSPEGEFQIVGEVKGGHPKGEFRNRLQAVVDSTGVSQN